DNA from Aggregatimonas sangjinii:
GAAGTCATAAAGTCGCTTTTCGGGCCCTACTCCTATCGGGAACTTTCTGCTTGCTATCCCCATTGCTTTTTCACCTGCCATCATATTTATTTTTAATCGGATGGTGTCTCTGGGGCATGGCCGTTACGGCCGATTCGCCCCAATTTTCCAGTCTCGTAGCCGGAGCCCTTCCACCAGAAGTTAAAGGCACTGGACTAACACTGGTCAATTGTATCGGTTTCGGCTTGACCATTGTGAGCATTCAGTTGTTGACCTACTTTTCTGAAAAAATTGCGCTTCAATACCTGTTTTTACCCTTATTGATCGGTCCGGTGATAGGGTTGTGGCATTTATCCAAGAAATCCAGTTAATTTTAATACATTGTAGCGCTATATAAAATTGATTTAACACTCATTGAAATGCAGAAGATTCCCTTATTACTTTTCCTAGTTTCTACCATCGTTTTTTCCCAAACCGATCAGCGTATCTATGATATCATAGATGCTGTTTCCGCGGAGCGAATTGAAAATGATATCACCACCTTGGCTAACTTCGGTACACGACATACCCTTAGCGATACCGTGTCAAATACCCGGGGCATAGGAGCAGCGCGCCGATGGATCAAAGGGGAGTTCGACAAGATTTCCTCGGACTGTAATAACTGCTTGGAAGTTTCCTTTCAGCGGGACTTGGTCGAAAAAGGCACGAACCAGCGCATTGTAAAAGACGTGTATGTGGTGAACGTCGTTGCCGTACAAAAAGGTACTAAGTATCCGAATCGCTATATTATCATGAGTGGGGATATTGATTCGAGGGTCAGCGATCCTACCAATTTTACCGACGATTCCCCAGGCGCGAACGACAATGCAAGTGGTATGGCCGGAACAATTGAGGCGGCAAGGGTTCTCTCAAAATACGAATTTGAAAATAGCATTATCTATTTAGGGCTTTCCGGCGAGGAACAAGGATTGTTCGGAGGACAAGGATTGGTAAAACAAATGAAGGCCGATGGTTGGGATATCATCGGGATCTTTAACAATGACATGATCGGGAATATCAAAGGCGTAGACGGTATCATCAGCAATGTTGATTTCAGGATTTTCTCCGAGCCCGTGCCGGCAACGGAAACGGAAGACCAACGTCGGGCTAGGCGTTTTTATGGTGGCGAAGTCGATGGTATTTCCCGGCAATTGGCACGATACGTGTACAAGACCACCAAAACCTATATGCCTGAAATGAACCCGATGATGATCTATAGATTGGACCGCTTTGGTCGTGGCGGGCATCACCGACCGTTTAACGATGCCGGGTATGCAGGTATACGTATTATGGAAGCACACGAAAACTACACCCAACAACATCAGGATATCCGCACCGAGAATGGAATCGACTACGGGGATGTTCTCGAGCATGTAAATTTTGATTATGCCCGAAAATTAACGGCCGTAAACGCCATTAGTTTAGCCTCCTTGGCTTGGGCGCCTCCTGCTCCTACCACGGTGGAAATCGGTGGAATCGTAGAACCCTCGGCCAAATTCAAATGGTCTAAGATCGATGGGGCCGTCGGCTATAAAATCTATTGGCGGGATACCACTTCACCGACTTGGGATAATAGCAGGTATGTGGGCGATGTTACAGAATACACGCTTGATGGCATTGTTATCGATAATTACTTCTTCGGAGTATCGGCGGTCGGAGAAGACGGATTTGAAAGTCCTGTGGTATTCCCAAATGCTGTTTTTCGATAGATTAAAATAATTATTCCAATAAGGAGATAATAGCCCTGTGAGGCTTTTTATTAATGTAAAATATATGATGAGGCTTATTATAGGACTTCTTTTTTTAGGTATCACCGGAATGGTCAGTGCGCAACAATTTACAGAACAAGACACACTTCGAGGCAGCATCACTGGGGAGCGCGCCTGGTGGGACCTGAACTACTATCATCTGGATATTGAAGTAAAACCCGATGAAAAATTCATTTCTGGAAGTAATACCATTCGCTACAAAGTCTTGAACAATGAGGAAGTACTTCAAATAGACCTGCAACCGCCCTTGAAAATAGAAAAAGTAACACAGGACGGGAAAAAATTGGATTTCTCCTCAAAAACGAACGCGCATTTCGTAAAACTTGAAAAACCACAAAAAGTAGGCGACATCAACGAGATTGTCGTTCACTACTCAGGTCATCCCAAAGAGGCTGCCAATGCTCCATGGGACGGTGGTTTCTCTTGGAAAAAAGATGATAATGGCAAGCACTTTGTCGCTACCTCTTGTCAGGGTTTAGGAGCCAGTGTCTGGTGGCCGAACAAAGACCATATGTACGATGAAGTAGATAGCATGCTCATCAGTGTACGAGTGCCCAAAGATTTGATGAATGTTTCGAACGGCCGGCTTCGGAAAGTTACCGAACAAACCGATACGAAAACCTACCATTGGTTTGTCAGTAATCCCATCAACAATTATGGCGTGAACGTGAATATTGGCGATTATGTGCATTTCGGGGAAAAATACAACGGGGAAAAAGGTATTCTGGATATGGACTATTATGTTTTAAGGGATGATTTGGAAAAGGCAAAGGAACATTTCAAGGACGCCCCGAAAATGATGAAGGCCTTCGAGCATTGGTTCGGCCCCTACCCTTTCTACGAAGACAGTTTTAAATTGGTTCAAGTACCTTATCTGGGGATGGAGCATCAAAGTTCGGTTACCTATGGCAATCAATGGAAAAAAGGCTACTTGGGGAGGGATTTGTCCAGTTCCGGTTGGGGCCTTAAATTCGATTTTATCATTATACATGAAGCGGGCCATGAATGGTTTGCCAATAATATCACTTATAAGGATGCTGCCGATATGTGGGTACACGAAGGGTTTACCTCCTACTCGGAAAACCTCTTCCTAGATTATCATTATGGTAAGGAAGCTGCATCGGACTACGTCATAGGCCTGCGCCAAAACATCCGAAACGACCGTCCGGTCATCGGAACCTATAACGTGAATAAGGAGGGCTCCAGCGATATGTACTATAAAGGTTCCAATCTTTTACACACCATCCGTCAATTGGTCGATGATGACGAAAAATGGCGGGAAATTCTACGCGGACTGAATAGAGATTTCTATCATCAGACCGTTACGACCCAGCAAATCGAGGAGTATATCGCAAAGAAATCCGGATTGGACCTCTCCAAAATTTTCGATCAGTACTTACGCACTACGGATATTCCGGTTTTTGAGTATGAAGTTGACGAAAACGTGCTCAAATACAGATACAACAAGGTAGTCGACGGTTTTGAAATGCCGTTGATCATTTATTTGGGAGAAAAAGCCCATGAACTGCAGCCCACTACCGAATGGAAGACGGATAAGATAAACGGTCTACCTTCCATCAAAGTAGATCGGAATTTTTATGTGGAAACCAAAAGGTTGAATTAGACACTTTCATGGAACCACCATAGTAAAAATGAAACATTTACGATTTGGGTACGCACCACGAACATCCTTGAACCGGACATCCAAAAATTGAACCATTTCTCCGAAGAGGAATCGGGCCTGACTCGACCTTCGATTTTTTGGACACTGTGGCCTACTTCCTAAAATAGGCCATCACTATTGCCTAATTAAAGGTGGCGTTCAAGAGCGCCACATTCGAAGGGGTTTTACCGGCTTCTATCGCTCCGGTAATGTACAGTATGTTTTTCCCTGTTGTTTCTGTTGTCAATGGCATCACTATCGCTGCACCTTGGGTGCCCGCGGGTTGGGGAGCCAATGTTCCTTGGCCGATTACCTCACCGTCAGGGGAATTCAAGCGTATATCAAAATTATAGGTGGCCTTTGGGGCTTCTTGCCATCCGGCACCTAGAACGATGTTACTTACTCCGGTAAGGTCGATGTCGTTCAATTCGAACCAACCTTTTGCACCTGAGAGCAATAGCAAATCCCGTCCGCCGAATGTAACTGCCGTCATTCCATCAGTTTTGGTGTCCTTCGAAAAGCCGACCGTATTACTGGCCAAAACAACCGATTTGTTACCCGTTAAGGGAATCGCGCCTTCAGCGCCTTCGTCCGTATAGCTTGCAGTCAACACCATTAGATTGCCCGGTTTTGTAGCCTCGGGTCGTACAGCGCCCTTTGGAGGTAGCGATGGCTTCAATCCAAGATCACCGTTCAATGACATAATATAAGCGGCGATTTGGCGCGTCTCATCGGAGGAGATATCAGGGTGCGCGGCCATCATGACCTCGCCCCATACGCCAGAGCCCCCCTCTTTAATTTTCTTTTGAAGGTAGGGTATCGCATTTTTATCCTCTCTGTATTTTTTGGCAATATCCATATAATTCGGTCCGATAGAAGCCTCTGCTTCTTTATGACACGTTTTGCAATCCATTGCCATGGTCAAAGCCTTTCCGGTAACGGTGGCCGAGACTTGTTGATGACCAAGATTCATATTCACTTTATCCATCCCATCCATATAATCAACCGAAACGAATATCTTCGATGCATCAATATCACCGCCTTCGGCGTCGGTTACCGATACCTCGTAATTTACAGGCTGTCCGGGCACATAAAACGATGAATTACCATTGATTATCGAAATGGCGACCTCTGGCCTTGTATTACCGGCCACTATGGTAGTCGATTCGCTTGTAGCCGACTCACCGGCCGCATCCTTTACTTCCACCGCGATTTTATATAGGCCTGCATCGGTGTACGTATATGATATTTCCGGCACTGACGTTTCTTTGACCTCACCATTCCCCAAGTCCCATAAATATGTCACGGCATCTTTCTCACGATCCATTGCCGAAACACTTGCAGTAATGGTGAGCGGAAGTTTCCCTGAGTTTTGATCCACCGACATATAATCAATAATCGGCGGACGGTTGCCTCCATTGAAATCCACAATACTCAAGGCGGCATTATCATTTTTGCTGAACCAACCACTACCGTATTCAAGTAAATACAGTTTACCATCAGGTCCCATTTCCATATCGATTAGGTTGTTTACCTTGATATCGGAGGCGAAAGGTTCCATTTTATTGACGCTACCATCTTTAAAAAGACTTACGGCCATCATCCAACCACGCATCCAATCATAAATAATCACCTTGCCATCGTAATAGGAAGGCAATCCGCCACCATCGTCATACATATCGGAATAATAGGTCGGGCCAGCCATGGCATTACGTCCGCCACTCCCCGCTTGGGGAAATTCTTGCGACGCTCCATACGGATAAAACATGTAGGCCGGTTGCGCTGGGGGCAACTCCGTCAAGCCTGTATTGTTTTTAGAGTCGTTAATAGGTTTTTCGGGGTCGAATGTCTTACCACTTTCCCCGTTCGTATAGTCATAATCAACATAGGGCTTATTGTCACCTATAAAAAGTGGCCATCCGAAATTACCGGCGGCGCGGGCTTGGTTCATTTCATCATATCCCTTCGGACCACGTTCATTGAGTTGGTCCACCCGGGCATCCGGACCCACATCGCCCCAATACACATAGCCCCTTTTTTGATCAACCGAGATCCGATACGGATTACGATGGCCCATAGTATAGATTTCAGGCCGTGTTTTTTCGTTACCTACAGGAAAAAGGTTTCCCTCGGGAATGTCATAACTACCATCCTCGTTTACTTTGATGCGCAGAATCTTACCCCGCAGGTCATTCGTATTTCCTGAAGAACGCCTTGCATCGTATTGCTCTTTTCCCGGAATATCGTTTAACGGTGCGTAACCGTTATTTACAAATTCCGCGTCTTTCTCGTCAAAAGGAGTAGAATTATCGCCTGTGGATACGTATAAGAGACCATCTTTATCGAAAGCTATTGAACCTCCCGTATGACAGCAGATTTCCCGTTGACTAAAGACATCCAAAATCACCTGTTCCGAAGCGGTATCGAAAGCATCGTTCTTGAACTTCATCCTACTTAAACGATTTATCTGCTCATCTCCAGTTGGCGCGTAGTACAGATAGACCCAGTTATTTTCGGCGAAGTTGGGGTCTTTCTGAATGCCCATCAACCCTTCTTCGGCATTTACACCGGGGGTATTCAAAGTCTTGTCGTATACGTTTAATTTGAGTACTTCGGTAACTTCTTTGGTGCTCGCACTGTAAAGCATCACCTCACCCCTACGTTGCGCGACCAGTACATCGCCATCAGGTAAAATCGTCATTTCGGTTGGCTCGAAAAATTCGCCTTCGATCAGTACATTTTTAGAGAAGCGATCGATATCCGGTGGAATCTGCGAAACCGCCTTGCCATAATCCAGCTTATTATTTTCTCCGATTGCATATTGAATACCGGCCAAAAGGTGCTTTACGAAGGCCTCTTCCTCATAACTTTCATCGGTATGGCCGGCGCCAGTGTAGAAGGCCCTACCCCCATCGAATTCGTGATACCAGGCAATCGGGTGAAAGTCACCATTCTTACCTCCTTCGTAGGTAGACTCATCAACTGTCATGATAACATTTACGTCCGGGTTGATGTTTTTGTAGTTGTATAGCTCGTCGAACCTATGCCAAATGGAATCCGTAAAATGTTTTGTAGCGATAAAATCATTGTCTTTTATTATAAAATCAGCTTCAGGGGTTCCCTGCGGATGACTTAAGAATTGCGCACCGACCAACTTATTATACCAGCCCCAATCGTATTCCGTATCGGTAGCTGCATGCACCCCTACAAAACCACCGCCAGCCTGAATGTAGCGCTCAAAAGCCGCTTCTTGTTTATGATCCAGGACATTCATGGTCGTGCTTAAGAAAATTATGGCGGAATAGCGCTTTAAATTCTCCTCTTCGAATAAGTCGGCATTTTTTGTCGTGTCCACTTCAAAACCATTTTCCGAACCAAGTTTTTGAATCGCTGCGATTCCAGCAGGGATTGAGGCATGTTCGAAACCCATGGTTTTTGAAAACACCAACACTTTTGGGGCACCTTCGCGTTTGTTGTCACAGGAAGTGAAAATTAGGCCACTGAGAACTAAGAAGAAGAGAACAGCTTTTTTCATTGTATGGCGCTTTTGTTTTGGACTATCCGATAAAAATAGGGATTCACTTTTAGAATGGCGATTGTTTTAATTTGGAAAATATTATTTTTAGGGAAACAGTGATAACTTATCGATGAAAGACCTTCAAGAACATTATTTCAAAAACGATGGGGAGTGGCGAGATTGGCTTCATGAAAATCACAAGCAAGAGAAAGGCATCTATCTTATCTTTTATGCCGTATCCCATAAAAAAGAGAGTATGCGCTGGGAAGAGGCCGTTCGTGTGGCCTTATGTTATGGTTGGATCGATAGTACGGTAAAAAATATTGGGGTGGGAAAACGCCGGCAATACTTTTGTCCCCGTAAGGCAAAGAGTGTCTGGAGCAAAGTCAATAAAGACCATCTGAAAGAACTTATGGCCAAAGGCCTAATGCATGAAAGTGGCCTTGGTATTATCGAAGCCGCCAAGAAAGATGGTTCGTGGACCGCTTTGGATGATGTAGAGAAGGGTATTATACCGGACAATTTGCAATTGGCCTTTGATGAAAATCCGTTAGCGTTCAAAAATTACAAAGGATTTACAAAAGGACAGCGAAAAAGTTATTTGTATTGGCTCAATCAAGCCAAACGAGAGGCAACGCAACAAAAGAGAATCACTGAAATTATAAGGCTATGCGAATTAAATATCAAGTCGAGAAACAATGGATGGGGAAAAGCGGAATAAACAACTAAAATATAAGAACTCATGGAAAAAGCGTTAGAGACTATGATTGCCAACATGCCAGAAAAAACGGGGAAATCATTACAAGAATGGGCAGCATTACTTAAAGAAAAGAATTTTACCAAGCATGGAGAAGCCATGAAATTCCTTAAAGGGGAGCATGGTGTCACCCATGGTTTCGCCAACACCATCATCCACCTATCGAAAGATGAAAAGGGAGGTGGTGATGATTTGGTATCCGCCCAGTACAAAGGCAAGGAAAATTTAATGCCTATTCGTGATAAGCTGCTTGCCCTGGTAAAGACTTTTGGCGAAGATGTGACCATTACCCCAAAAAAAACGTCCATCAGTATTATTCGAAAAAAGCAGTTCGCCCTCATTAAGCCGGCTACCAAAACCAGGATAGACTTGGGATTAAAGCTAAAGGACACCCCAGAGACGGAAAGACTCGGTAATTCAGGGCCGTTCGGAACGATGTGCACCCATCGCGTACAACTTAACGATGTTTCAGAAGTGGATTCCGAACTTACGCAGTGGCTAAAAGAGGCATATGAAAAAGCGAATTAAAAACCGCGATTGGTGCGGGATAAATTCCTAGTCAAATGAATTCTTGAACTTATTTACATTGCCCTTTTATTTAATCTGTGGATACCGACCAAATCGCATAACCATTGACCGGAGCTTGAAGCATTGCTTTACCGTCGGATGCTACAACATTTGATTCAGTACTATTTCCGGTAAAATCTATCAGATTACCTTCAGACCAATGTGTCTGCACTTCCCTAGAAACCTCATTATCGGAAATGTTCAGATAGAGTACCAAACCCTCTTTATTGTCATCCCCACTTCTAGAAGCTATAAATTCATCCGCATTGACAAATAGTACGGACCAATCCCCAGCCGCCAATTCTTGTCGTAACGCTATCATTTGTCTTATTTTCTGCTTTTTTTCATCACCACTGTTTTCGTAATGGGAATAAAATATCGTAGGATAGCCCGGGGCGCATAAAATATAGGCATACGCATGAAGCTCGAAGGCATTCGGGAAATCAAGGTCATTGTCCTGCCTGTTCTCCGTATCATGATTACCCACAAAGGTTACCGCCTTTTCGGGTTGGTTGTTCAGGAGGCTTGCTGCCGTCAAGCGCTGCAAATTCCGCGTGTTGAAGGCATCTCTCATATTGAAAAAATTAGGAAAATCAAAGGCATTTAAGCCTGTAGCCTCGACCCAGGGCTGTACTACTCCCGCCAAATTCCCATCAAAATTTTCACCTACGGCAAACCCGCCCATGGTATCGACCCAGTTCTTGACGATATCGGTACCGTACCCTTTTACAAAATCGAAACGCCAGCCGTCAATCCCTAAGGTATTCATATAAAAATTGGCTACCGACTGCTCCGATTTCCACATCCATGCCTGTACGTATTCACTATTCAAATCCATATCGGGGAAACCGGCAAATCTTCCGGCATCCTCACCTCTTTCCCCATTGGGCAGAAAATCATGCTTGTTTCGATTAAAAAGACCGGAGGGCACGTTAAAAAGGGTGTAGGTCTCCTCTCCTTGAAATGGATTGAATTCCAAAGCACCCCCACTGTTATGATTTATGACCATATCGGCAATTACGGCTATATTGTTGTTGTGAGCTTTTTCGATCATTCTTTCCAATTCTTCACGATTTCCAAAACGGGTCTCTATTGTACCATGCTGTTCGAAATCACCAAAATCAAAATAATCGGCAGGGTCATAACCCATAGAGAATCTTCCTGATTGGCCTTTCGAGATAGGTGGAATCCATATGGCATCGATTCCGTCATCCGCCCAATCATCCAATTTCGATGTCAGTATATCCCACCATATACCTCCTTCAGTAACGTCCCAATAAAAAGCCTGCATCATAACGCCGGATCCAGGTATAATGGCCGTGCTCCTTGAGCTAGAAGTGCCGGTCGGATAATCACTCGCCGGGTGTGTCGCCACCTCTTCCGATGAATCGGTCGGTTCTTTAGAATCTGTTTTAGAACAGCACAGCACCAATGAAATACATAATAATAACAGGGAAGAACTAAAAATTTTTTTCATAACAACAAGTCTTATTTTTTTCGAAATTTAATACAATAAATCACAGCGGCAATGCCCCCGACCGTAGAAAACACGGTCAACATCCAGAAGACATTCTGAAAACCCGGTTCCCCCGGATTGGAATCCAACAAATAGCCATAGGCCGGGCCTGCAAAAATATCCGGGGTATACCCAACCAAGGATATGAGCCCAACCGCCGTTCCGGTGAGTACCAAAGGAATCCTTCCTTCTTGCATCACGGCAAAATATAAGGCTCTGGCCGAATACACGCCAATGGCAATAATGATGACCGACAAAAAGAACAAAATCGTAGCAGATGGCGCAATAAGTCCAGATGCGAACAAAAAACCTCCAATTATAGTGGCGACAAAGCTAAACACCAATACCAGGCTAATTCTAAATCGGTCGACGATTAATCCTAAAAGGATACCTGTCGTAGGTCTCAAAAATTGTAAAAAAGTGCCTGTTTGGGCCGCTTTCACCTCGTCGTACAGCATTACTTCGTTGGCATATTGCGAAAGAACATCGGTTATCTTGTATCCCACATAGGCACAGAGAATAATCACCATAAGCAACTGTACCGAGGGGAGTTTCAGTACCGAAACAATCTGGCTTATCGAAATCCGTTCCACTAAAATTTCCTTTTCATCCACTCCGGACTTCATAAAGAACCAGGTGAGCGCTCCGATTACCGTTATGATGATAGACGAGCAATAGATAACATACCGAAAAGCTTCCTGTCGCTCTGACAAAGAGGCCATATCAACGTTTTCGGAAATGAATAGCGAAAAAATAAATACCCCGAGCAACCCGAAAAGAAAACCGGTCAACCCGCGCCCCCCGTCCAGAAGTCCAAATGCCTTCCCTTGGGAAGCAGTGCCTCCCCAAACCCGGGTCGCTTTGATCATAGGAGCCCAGAACAGAAAAATCGTAGTGAAACCCCAATACCCATATACAACTTGCAACACCTCAAAACTGGGGAAAGTGGCAAATACCATACCCCCTGCGGCGGTCATCCCTAAAGCAATCGCCATTAATTTTCTGGGTGGATATTTGTCGGCCAAAGGCCCCCCGAACAAATAGGAGACCACGGCAACAATACCATACACCGAAAAACAAAGCCCGAGTTGGGTATTATCGAGCATAA
Protein-coding regions in this window:
- a CDS encoding M1 family metallopeptidase; its protein translation is MRLIIGLLFLGITGMVSAQQFTEQDTLRGSITGERAWWDLNYYHLDIEVKPDEKFISGSNTIRYKVLNNEEVLQIDLQPPLKIEKVTQDGKKLDFSSKTNAHFVKLEKPQKVGDINEIVVHYSGHPKEAANAPWDGGFSWKKDDNGKHFVATSCQGLGASVWWPNKDHMYDEVDSMLISVRVPKDLMNVSNGRLRKVTEQTDTKTYHWFVSNPINNYGVNVNIGDYVHFGEKYNGEKGILDMDYYVLRDDLEKAKEHFKDAPKMMKAFEHWFGPYPFYEDSFKLVQVPYLGMEHQSSVTYGNQWKKGYLGRDLSSSGWGLKFDFIIIHEAGHEWFANNITYKDAADMWVHEGFTSYSENLFLDYHYGKEAASDYVIGLRQNIRNDRPVIGTYNVNKEGSSDMYYKGSNLLHTIRQLVDDDEKWREILRGLNRDFYHQTVTTQQIEEYIAKKSGLDLSKIFDQYLRTTDIPVFEYEVDENVLKYRYNKVVDGFEMPLIIYLGEKAHELQPTTEWKTDKINGLPSIKVDRNFYVETKRLN
- a CDS encoding ThuA domain-containing protein; amino-acid sequence: MKKAVLFFLVLSGLIFTSCDNKREGAPKVLVFSKTMGFEHASIPAGIAAIQKLGSENGFEVDTTKNADLFEEENLKRYSAIIFLSTTMNVLDHKQEAAFERYIQAGGGFVGVHAATDTEYDWGWYNKLVGAQFLSHPQGTPEADFIIKDNDFIATKHFTDSIWHRFDELYNYKNINPDVNVIMTVDESTYEGGKNGDFHPIAWYHEFDGGRAFYTGAGHTDESYEEEAFVKHLLAGIQYAIGENNKLDYGKAVSQIPPDIDRFSKNVLIEGEFFEPTEMTILPDGDVLVAQRRGEVMLYSASTKEVTEVLKLNVYDKTLNTPGVNAEEGLMGIQKDPNFAENNWVYLYYAPTGDEQINRLSRMKFKNDAFDTASEQVILDVFSQREICCHTGGSIAFDKDGLLYVSTGDNSTPFDEKDAEFVNNGYAPLNDIPGKEQYDARRSSGNTNDLRGKILRIKVNEDGSYDIPEGNLFPVGNEKTRPEIYTMGHRNPYRISVDQKRGYVYWGDVGPDARVDQLNERGPKGYDEMNQARAAGNFGWPLFIGDNKPYVDYDYTNGESGKTFDPEKPINDSKNNTGLTELPPAQPAYMFYPYGASQEFPQAGSGGRNAMAGPTYYSDMYDDGGGLPSYYDGKVIIYDWMRGWMMAVSLFKDGSVNKMEPFASDIKVNNLIDMEMGPDGKLYLLEYGSGWFSKNDNAALSIVDFNGGNRPPIIDYMSVDQNSGKLPLTITASVSAMDREKDAVTYLWDLGNGEVKETSVPEISYTYTDAGLYKIAVEVKDAAGESATSESTTIVAGNTRPEVAISIINGNSSFYVPGQPVNYEVSVTDAEGGDIDASKIFVSVDYMDGMDKVNMNLGHQQVSATVTGKALTMAMDCKTCHKEAEASIGPNYMDIAKKYREDKNAIPYLQKKIKEGGSGVWGEVMMAAHPDISSDETRQIAAYIMSLNGDLGLKPSLPPKGAVRPEATKPGNLMVLTASYTDEGAEGAIPLTGNKSVVLASNTVGFSKDTKTDGMTAVTFGGRDLLLLSGAKGWFELNDIDLTGVSNIVLGAGWQEAPKATYNFDIRLNSPDGEVIGQGTLAPQPAGTQGAAIVMPLTTETTGKNILYITGAIEAGKTPSNVALLNATFN
- a CDS encoding M28 family peptidase, whose amino-acid sequence is MQKIPLLLFLVSTIVFSQTDQRIYDIIDAVSAERIENDITTLANFGTRHTLSDTVSNTRGIGAARRWIKGEFDKISSDCNNCLEVSFQRDLVEKGTNQRIVKDVYVVNVVAVQKGTKYPNRYIIMSGDIDSRVSDPTNFTDDSPGANDNASGMAGTIEAARVLSKYEFENSIIYLGLSGEEQGLFGGQGLVKQMKADGWDIIGIFNNDMIGNIKGVDGIISNVDFRIFSEPVPATETEDQRRARRFYGGEVDGISRQLARYVYKTTKTYMPEMNPMMIYRLDRFGRGGHHRPFNDAGYAGIRIMEAHENYTQQHQDIRTENGIDYGDVLEHVNFDYARKLTAVNAISLASLAWAPPAPTTVEIGGIVEPSAKFKWSKIDGAVGYKIYWRDTTSPTWDNSRYVGDVTEYTLDGIVIDNYFFGVSAVGEDGFESPVVFPNAVFR
- a CDS encoding DUF4287 domain-containing protein; translated protein: MEKALETMIANMPEKTGKSLQEWAALLKEKNFTKHGEAMKFLKGEHGVTHGFANTIIHLSKDEKGGGDDLVSAQYKGKENLMPIRDKLLALVKTFGEDVTITPKKTSISIIRKKQFALIKPATKTRIDLGLKLKDTPETERLGNSGPFGTMCTHRVQLNDVSEVDSELTQWLKEAYEKAN
- a CDS encoding YdeI/OmpD-associated family protein, which produces MKDLQEHYFKNDGEWRDWLHENHKQEKGIYLIFYAVSHKKESMRWEEAVRVALCYGWIDSTVKNIGVGKRRQYFCPRKAKSVWSKVNKDHLKELMAKGLMHESGLGIIEAAKKDGSWTALDDVEKGIIPDNLQLAFDENPLAFKNYKGFTKGQRKSYLYWLNQAKREATQQKRITEIIRLCELNIKSRNNGWGKAE
- a CDS encoding alpha-amylase domain-containing protein; translation: MKKIFSSSLLLLCISLVLCCSKTDSKEPTDSSEEVATHPASDYPTGTSSSRSTAIIPGSGVMMQAFYWDVTEGGIWWDILTSKLDDWADDGIDAIWIPPISKGQSGRFSMGYDPADYFDFGDFEQHGTIETRFGNREELERMIEKAHNNNIAVIADMVINHNSGGALEFNPFQGEETYTLFNVPSGLFNRNKHDFLPNGERGEDAGRFAGFPDMDLNSEYVQAWMWKSEQSVANFYMNTLGIDGWRFDFVKGYGTDIVKNWVDTMGGFAVGENFDGNLAGVVQPWVEATGLNAFDFPNFFNMRDAFNTRNLQRLTAASLLNNQPEKAVTFVGNHDTENRQDNDLDFPNAFELHAYAYILCAPGYPTIFYSHYENSGDEKKQKIRQMIALRQELAAGDWSVLFVNADEFIASRSGDDNKEGLVLYLNISDNEVSREVQTHWSEGNLIDFTGNSTESNVVASDGKAMLQAPVNGYAIWSVSTD
- a CDS encoding MFS transporter, which encodes MMKQTATWYYLALLILAGEAVFILPFVLPRIFRPTVLDVFMLDNTQLGLCFSVYGIVAVVSYLFGGPLADKYPPRKLMAIALGMTAAGGMVFATFPSFEVLQVVYGYWGFTTIFLFWAPMIKATRVWGGTASQGKAFGLLDGGRGLTGFLFGLLGVFIFSLFISENVDMASLSERQEAFRYVIYCSSIIITVIGALTWFFMKSGVDEKEILVERISISQIVSVLKLPSVQLLMVIILCAYVGYKITDVLSQYANEVMLYDEVKAAQTGTFLQFLRPTTGILLGLIVDRFRISLVLVFSFVATIIGGFLFASGLIAPSATILFFLSVIIIAIGVYSARALYFAVMQEGRIPLVLTGTAVGLISLVGYTPDIFAGPAYGYLLDSNPGEPGFQNVFWMLTVFSTVGGIAAVIYCIKFRKK